A window of Malania oleifera isolate guangnan ecotype guangnan chromosome 5, ASM2987363v1, whole genome shotgun sequence contains these coding sequences:
- the LOC131156190 gene encoding probable anion transporter 5: protein MKLMVTMTRMRFPKRYLIVVLTFICTCVCYIERVGFSIAYTVAADAAGVNQSSKGMILSTFYYGYACSQVPGGWAAQSIGGRRILLLSFVLWSLTCALVPLDPNRVMILVIARLLVGVAQGFIFPSIHTVLAQWVPPHERSRSVSLTTSGMYLGAAAGMLILPSLVKFRGPQSVFVVEAALGVVWSLLWFKYASDPPRSEHPKATAAGFGELLLPIKGTHKVKVENGGSSGRPTGKIPWKRIIFSLPVWAIVVNNFTFHYALYVLMNWLPTYFEQGLQLSLQDMGSSKMMPYFNMFIFSNIGGVVADYFITRRIFSVTRTRKMLNTIGFVVASFALMALPTFRTSLGAVFCSSVALGFLALGRAGFAVNHLDIAPRYAGIVMGVSNTAGTLAGVIGVDLTGQLLEAAKMAHSDLSSPESWRAVFVIPGLLCIFSSLVFLIFSTGERIFD, encoded by the coding sequence ATGAAACTTATGGTTACTATGACAAGGATGAGATTTCCGAAGCGTTACTTGATTGTTGTTCTAACTTTCATCTGTACATGTGTTTGCTATATAGAACGTGTGGGCTTTTCAATTGCATACACTGTTGCTGCAGATGCTGCGGGAGTAAACCAATCAAGCAAAGGGATGATACTTTCTACATTCTATTATGGGTATGCCTGTTCGCAGGTGCCTGGAGGATGGGCAGCTCAGAGTATAGGGGGAAGGCGCATTCTTCTCCTATCGTTTGTGCTATGGTCTTTAACTTGTGCTTTAGTCCCTTTAGACCCCAATCGAGTTATGATCTTGGTAATTGCCCGTTTGCTTGTTGGGGTAGCGCAAGGGTTTATCTTCCCCTCCATCCACACTGTGCTAGCACAATGGGTACCACCCCATGAAAGGTCTAGATCTGTTTCTCTTACCACGTCTGGAATGTACCTGGGTGCAGCTGCAGGAATGCTTATTCTTCCTAGCCTGGTGAAGTTCAGAGGCCCACAATCTGTATTTGTTGTTGAAGCAGCGTTAGGGGTTGTGTGGTCTCTACTTTGGTTCAAATATGCTAGTGACCCACCGCGTTCTGAGCATCCAAAAGCCACTGCTGCAGGATTTGGGGAATTGTTGTTGCCCATCAAAGGGACTCATAAGGTAAAAGTGGAGAATGGTGGAAGCTCTGGTAGACCAACTGGAAAAATCCCATGGAAGAGAATTATCTTTAGCCTGCCAGTGTGGGCAATTGTGGTTAATAATTTCACATTCCACTATGCTTTGTATGTGCTGATGAACTGGCTACCTACATATTTTGAACAAGGCCTCCAACTGAGTCTCCAGGACATGGGTTCATCTAAGATGATGCCATATTTCAACATGTTCATATTCTCAAATATTGGTGGGGTTGTTGCTGATTACTTTATCACCAGGAGGATCTTCTCTGTGACTAGAACCAGAAAGATGTTGAACACCATAGGGTTTGTAGTTGCTTCATTTGCATTGATGGCACTTCCTACATTCAGAACATCTCTTGGGGCGGTTTTTTGTTCTTCTGTGGCTCTTGGTTTCTTGGCACTAGGGAGAGCTGGCTTTGCAGTGAATCACTTAGATATTGCTCCAAGATACGCTGGAATTGTAATGGGAGTTTCTAATACAGCCGGTACATTAGCCGGTGTCATTGGGGTTGATCTGACTGGGCAGCTTCTTGAAGCTGCTAAAATGGCTCATTCTGATCTCTCAAGTCCAGAAAGCTGGAGAGCAGTATTTGTCATACCTGGGTTGCTTTGCATTTTTAGTTCTCTAGTGTTCTTAATATTCTCTACTGGTGAGAGGATTTTTGACTGA